A genomic region of Oryza glaberrima chromosome 1, OglaRS2, whole genome shotgun sequence contains the following coding sequences:
- the LOC127779883 gene encoding very-long-chain (3R)-3-hydroxyacyl-CoA dehydratase PASTICCINO 2A-like isoform X3 gives MTLKPNPSPRRLPPPSRSSAMAADGSVLRRLYFSVYNWVVFIGWAQVSLSMILALLDDGHEAVYAAIERHLLFAQTAAIMEILHSILGLVRSPVSSTLPQITGRLFITWGILWSFPETHSHILVTPLIISWSITEVIRYSFFGIKESFGFTPSWLLWLRYSTFIVCYPVGMVSEVGLIYIAFPFMKASEKYCIGMPNKWNFSFDYFYFSTFLMALYVPVFPYLLRHMVAQRKKALSKAKTT, from the exons ATGACGTTAAAGCCAAACCCATCTCCTCgacgtcttcctcctccatctcgcAGCTCTGCAATGGCAGCGGATGGTTCAGTGCTCCGGAGGCTCTACTTCTCTGTCTACAACTGGGTTGTCTTCATCGGATG GGCTCAGGTGTCATTGTCCATGATCTTGGCGTTGTTGGATGACGGGCATGAGGCCGTCTATGCTGCTATCGAGCGGCATCTGCTGTTTGCACAGACTGCTGCCATCATGGAG ATTCTTCATTCCATTCTAG GATTGGTGAGGTCTCCAGTGTCTTCTACTCTTCCACAAATTACTGGAAGGTTGTTCATTACCTGGGGCATCTTGTGGAGCTTTCCTGAG ACGCATTCTCATATTCTTGTTACCCCCTTGATCATAAGCTGGTCCATCACCGAG GTCATCCGATATTCCTTCTTTGGCATAAAGGAATCATTTGGATTTACACCTTCCTGGCTCTTATGGCTTAG GTACAGCACCTTTATAGTATGCTATCCTGTTGGTATGGTTAGTGAGGTTGGCCTAATCTATATTGCCTTCCCTTTCATGAAG GCATCTGAGAAATACTGCATTGGGATGCCCAACAAATGGAATTTCTCCTTCGACTACTTCTATTTCTCTACTTTTTTGATGGCTTTGTACGTTCCAG TATTTCCATACTTGTTGCGCCATATGGTTGCCCAGCGGAAGAAAGCCTTGTCAAAGGCAAAAACCACATAA
- the LOC127754923 gene encoding very-long-chain enoyl-CoA reductase yields MKVSVVSRSGREVVRGGVELKDSAKVADLQDAIYAKTKKYYPARQRLTLPIQPGKSGKPVVLSAKASLSEYCEKGSGSLTVVFKDLGPQVFYSTLFFFEYLGPLLIYPMFYYLPVYKYFGYEGERVMHPVQTYAMYYWCFHYFKRIMETFFVHRFSHATSPVSNVFRNCAYYWTFGAYIAYYCNHPLYTPVSELQMKIGFGFGILCQIANFYCHILLRNLRSPSGNGGYQIPRGFLFNIVTCANYTTEIYQWLGFNIATQTVAGYIFLVVAASIMTNWALGKHRRLKKLFDGKEGRPKYPRRWVILPPFL; encoded by the exons aTGAAGGTGTCCGTCGTGTCCCGGAGCGGCCGGGAGGTGGTCAGGGGCGGCGTCGAGCTCAAGGACTCG gcTAAGGTCGCGGATCTGCAGGATGCCATCTATGCCAAGA CTAAGAAGTATTACCCTGCTAGGCAGCGGCTCACCCTCCCTATCCAACCTGGAAAATCAGGAAAGCCAGTTGTCCTTAGTGCAAAGGCCAGCCTATCAGAATACTGCGAAAAGGGTTCTGGATCCCTGACAGTGGTCTTTAAGGATTTAGGCCCACAGGTCTTCTACAGCACGCTGTTCTTCTTTGAATACTTGGGTCCTCTTCTTATCTACCCCATGTTCTATTACTTGCCTGTCTACAAATATTTCGGATACGAGGGAGAGCGGGTCATGCATCCTGTCCAGACTTACGCCATGTACTATTGGTGTTTCCACTACTTCAAGAGGATCATGGAGACGTTCTTTGTTCACCGCTTCAGCCACGCGACTTCTCCTGTATCAAATGTCTTCAGGAACTGTGCCTACTACTGGACCTTTGGAGCTTACATTGCTTACTACTGCAACCACCCGCTTTACACCCCTGTGAGTGAATTGCAGATGAAGATTGGGTTTGGATTTGGGATTCTCTGCCAAATTGCAAACTTTTATTGCCATATCCTGCTGAGGAACCTCAGAAGTCCGAGTGGTAATGGTGGCTATCAGATTCCTCGTGGCTTCCTGTTCAACATAGTGACATGCGCAAACTATACCACTGAGATCTACCAATGGCTTGGGTTCAACATTGCCACACAGACTGTGGCAGGTTACATCTTCCTTGTTGTGGCAGCGAGTATCATGACCAACTGGGCACTTGGAAAGCACCGCCGTCTAAAGAAG TTGTTCGATGGCAAGGAAGGGAGGCCGAAGTATCCTCGGCGATGGGTGATTCTTCCACCATTCCTGTAA
- the LOC127784763 gene encoding geranylgeranyl transferase type-1 subunit beta-like: protein MAEPEQPEFARERHVLFLEAMASELPADYASQEVNHLTLAYFAVAGLSLLRELDRVNKDQIAKWILSFQVHPKTDNELDNGQFYGFCGSRTTQFPSTNMKDPCHNGSHLASTYSALAILKIVGYDLANIDNKVLLSSMRNLQQPDGSFMPTHIGAETDLRFVYCAAAICSMLKDWTGMDKEKAKQYILSCQSYDGGFGLVPGSESHGGGTFCAVAALCLMGFIQVDLASNLQEPSSIDVLLLLEWCLQRQAADGGFQGRRNKSSDTCYAFWIGGVLKIIGAYRFIDHGALRSFLLSCQSPYGGFTKFLYDQFPDIYHSYYGLAALSLLEEEGLEPLCTELGILSAAFQATVLVHLCPGLAFLGSSSSLLAAAECSAMAGVGSAVRRLYFSVYNWAVFFGWAQVLYYAVTTLLESGHEAVYAAVERPLQFAQTAAFLEILHGLVGLVRSPVSATLPQIGSRLFLTWAILWSFPETHSHILVTSLVISWSITEIIRYSFFGMKETFGFAPSWLLWLRYSTFMVLYPTGISSEVGLIYIALPYMKATEKYCLRMPNKWNFSFDFSYASILSLAVYVPGSPHMFTYMLAQRKKALAKAKAA from the exons atggcggagccggagcagCCGGAGTTCGCGCGCGAGCGGCACGTGCTGTTTCTGGAAGCTATGGCGTCGGAGCTCCCCGCGGACTACGCCTCGCAGGAGGTCAACCACCTCACCCTCGCCtacttcgccgtcgccggcctaTCTCTCCTTCGTGAGCTCGACCGT GTTAACAAGGATCAAATAGCCAAATGGATTTTGTCTTTTCAAGTACATCCTAAGACAGACAATGAATTAGATAATG GACAATTTTATGGATTCTGTGGCTCTAGAACAACTCAGTTTCCCTCAACTAACATGAAG GACCCTTGCCACAATGGTAGTCATCTTGCAAGCACTTATTCTGCCCTTGCTATCCTGAAGATTGTAGGTTATGATTTAGCAAACATTGATAACAAGGTTCTTTTGTCCTCAATGAGAAACCTCCAACAGCCAGATGGAAG cttcaTGCCTACTCATATTGGTGCGGAAACAGACCTACGCTTTGTATACTGTGCAG CTGCAATCTGCTCGATGCTAAAAGATTGGACAGGAATGGACAAGGAAAAGGCCAAGCAATACATTCTTAGTTGCCAG TCATACGATGGTGGCTTTGGCTTGGTTCCTGGTTCAGAATCTCATG GTGGAGGGACATTCTGTGCTGTTGCAGCTTTGTGCCTGATGGGTTTCATTCAAGTTGATTTGGCATCAAATTTACAAGAACCATCATCAATTGATGTACTCTTGCTCCTGGAGTGGTGTCTTCAG AGACAAGCGGCAGACGGAGGTTTTCAAGGAAGAAGGAACAAATCCAGTGACACATGCTATGCATTTTG GATTGGAGGTGTCCTAAAGATTATCGGTGCATACCGCTTCATTGATCATGGTGCTTTGCGAAGTTTTTTGCTCTCGTGCCAATCACCT TATGGAGGTTTTACAAAGTTTTTGTACGATCAATTCCCGGATATCTACCATTCTTACTATGGACTTGCCGCTCTTTCCTTGCTGGAAGAGGAAGGGCTGGAGCCACTCTGCACCGAACTGGGGATCCTCTCTGCTGCATT CCAAGCCACTGTCCTTGTCCATCTTTGTCCAGGCCTCGCGTTCCtcggttcctcctcctccttgctagctgctgctgagTGCTCGGCGATGGCGGGCGTCGGgtcggcggtgcggcggctctACTTCTCCGTCTACAACTGGGCCGTCTTCTTCGGATG GGCGCAGGTGCTGTACTACGCGGTCACGACGCTGCTGGAGAGCGGCCATGAGGCCGTCTacgccgccgtcgagcggcCGCTGCAGTTCGCGCAGACCGCCGCCTTCTTGGAG ATTCTTCATGGGCTTGTAG GTTTGGTGAGGTCTCCAGTCTCTGCAACTCTTCCACAAATTGGATCAAGGTTGTTTCTTACCTGGGCCATCCTGTGGAGCTTTCCAGAG ACACATTCACATATCCTTGTTACTTCCTTGGTCATAAGCTGGTCCATCACTGAG ATCATTAGATATTCCTTCTTTGGCATGAAGGAGACATTCGGATTTGCCCCTTCCTGGCTCTTATGGCTGAG GTATAGCACCTTTATGGTATTGTATCCTACTGGTATCAGCAGTGAGGTCGGTTTAATCTACATCGCCTTGCCTTACATGAAG GCAACAGAGAAATATTGCCTTAGGATGCCCAACAAATGGAACTTCTCCTTTGATTTCTCCTATGCATCCATTCTTTCTCTCGCCGTCTACGTGCCCG GATCGCCTCACATGTTCACCTACATGCTTGCCCAACGGAAGAAGGCATTGGCAAAGGCTAAGGCTGCATAA
- the LOC127779930 gene encoding very-long-chain (3R)-3-hydroxyacyl-CoA dehydratase PASTICCINO 2A-like: protein MAADGSMVRRLYLSIYNWVAFIGWAQVLCYTILALLDKGHEAVYAAIERPLLFTQTAAILEILHSIVGLVRSPVSSTLPQITGRLFITWGILWSFPETQSYIFVTSLLICWCIIEVTRYSFYGMKESFGFTPSWLLWLRYSTFIACFPVGVVSEICLAYTVLPFMKASEKYCLRMPNKWNFSFNYFYANVFFMALYVPVVPYLFHHMIAQRKKALSKAKTT from the exons ATGGCAGCGGATGGTTCAATGGTGCGGAGGCTCTACCTCTCTATCTACAATTGGGTCGCCTTCATCGGATG GGCTCAGGTGTTGTGCTACACGATCTTGGCATTGCTGGATAAGGGACATGAGGCCGTCTATGCTGCCATCGAGCGACCTCTGCTGTTCACGCAGACTGCTGCCATCTTGGAG ATTCTTCATTCCATTGTAG GGTTGGTGAGGTCTCCAGTGTCTTCTACTCTCCCACAAATTACTGGAAGGTTGTTCATTACCTGGGGCATCTTGTGGAGCTTCCCTGAG ACACAGTCTTATATTTTTGTTACCTCCTTGCTCATATGCTGGTGCATCATTGAG GTTACCAGATATTCTTTCTATGGCATGAAGGAGTCATTTGGATTTACACCTTCCTGGCTCTTATGGCTTAG GTACAGCACCTTCATAGCATGCTTTCCTGTTGGTGTGGTTAGTGAGATTTGCCTAGCCTACACTGTTCTTCCTTTCATGAAG GCGTCTGAGAAATACTGCCTTAGGATGCCCAACAAATGGAATTTCTCCTTCAACTACTTCTATGCCAATGTCTTTTTCATGGCTTTGTATGTCCCAG TGGTTCCATACTTGTTTCACCATATGATCGCCCAGCGGAAGAAGGCCTTGTCAAAGGCAAAAACCACATAA